The following proteins are encoded in a genomic region of Paralichthys olivaceus isolate ysfri-2021 chromosome 23, ASM2471397v2, whole genome shotgun sequence:
- the mtpn gene encoding myotrophin, with amino-acid sequence MGDKELMWALNTGDLDEVKAKLETAEDANRTLDGGRKPLHYAADFGQTDVVEFLISKGADINAPDKHGLTPLISACLEGHISCVKVLLEKGADKDRTGPNGISAFEAAECEDIKALLK; translated from the exons ATGGGCGACAAAGAGCTGATGTGGGCACTGAATACCGGAGACCTGGACGAGGTCAAAGCCAAACTGGAGACG GCTGAAGATGCCAACCGGACcctggatggtgggaggaagccTCTGCACTATGCTGCTGACTTTGGTCAGACAGATGTTGTGGAGTTCCTCATTTCTAAGGGAGCAGATATCAAT GCTCCTGACAAACACGGGTTAACTCCACTGATCTCTGCCTGTTTAGAGGGTCACATCTCCTGTGTCAAGGTCCTGCTAGAAAAG GGAGCTGACAAAGACCGTACAGGACCCAACGGCATAAGTGCCTTTGAAGCTGCCGAGTGCGAAGATATCAAGGCCCTGCTCAAGTGA